Proteins encoded together in one Saccopteryx leptura isolate mSacLep1 chromosome 7, mSacLep1_pri_phased_curated, whole genome shotgun sequence window:
- the LOC136378931 gene encoding 10 kDa heat shock protein, mitochondrial isoform X2 yields the protein MAGQAFRKFLPLFDRVLVERSAAETVTKGGIMLPEKSQGKVLQATVVAVGAGSKGKGGEIQPVSVKVGDKVLLPEYGGTKVVLDDKDYFLFRDGDILGKYVD from the exons ATG GCGGGACAGGCGTTTAGAAAGTTTCTTCCCCTCTTTGACCGAGTACTAGTTGAAAGGAGTGCTGCGGAAACTGTAACCAAAGGCGGCATTATGCTTCCAGAAAAATCTCAAGGAAAAGTATTGCAAGCAACAGTAGTAGCTGTTGGAGCGGGCTCCAAAGGAAAG GGTGGAGAGATTCAACCAGTTAGTGTGAAAGTTGGAGATAAAGTTCTTCTTCCAGAATATGGAGGCACCAAAGTGGTTCTAGACGACAAG GATTATTTCTTATTTAGAGATGGTGATATTCTTGGAAAGTATGTAGACTGA